A genomic region of Elaeis guineensis isolate ETL-2024a chromosome 9, EG11, whole genome shotgun sequence contains the following coding sequences:
- the LOC105059160 gene encoding peptidyl-prolyl cis-trans isomerase CYP21-4: protein MARIKPQALLQQSKRKKGPTRISLTTIITCNLIVILIVLSLYATYKHWYQRSSYQVGVGLPNFEVVKRSKTFGESKKHDLPSYAILNTAKGSITMELYRDASPDIVGKFVELCQNGYFKGMPFHHVIKNYVIQGGDSQRLGTVEDWILKGKSLGQLPISPKHEAFMIGTTSADPADKGFELFITTAPIPDLNDKLALFGRVVKGEDVVQEIEEVDTDEHYRPKSPVGIIDVTLKQEL from the exons ATGGCAAGAATCAAACCACAGGCATTGTTACAACAAAGCAAGAGGAAGAAGGGTCCAACACGAATAAGTCTGACCACTATCATTACTTGCAACCTCATTGTCATCTTGATTGTTTTATCCCTATATGCCACTTACAAGCATTGGTATCAAAG GTCAAGCTATCAAGTAGGGGTTGGCTTGCCTAATTTTGAG GTGGTAAAGCGCTCAAAAACCTTTGGAGAATCAAAGAAACACGATCTTCCAAGTTATGCT ATTTTGAACACTGCCAAAGGTTCAATAACTATGGAGCTCTACAGGGATGCTTCTCCTGACATTGTGGGCAAGTTTGTTGAGTTATG TCAAAATGGTTATTTCAAAGGGATGCCTTTTCATCATGTGATAAAGAATTATGTAATTCAAGGAGGTGATTCTCAAAGACTTGGAACTGTGGAAGATTGGATCCTGAAAGGAAAATCCCTTGGTCAACTTCCTATAAG CCCAAAGCATGAAGCATTCATGATTGGAACTACAAGCGCTGATCCTGCTgataaaggattcgagctctttaTTACGACAGCACCAATTCCTGACTTAAATGACAAGCTTGCTCTCTTTGGACGGGTCGTCAAGGGAGAGGATGTCGTCCAG GAAATTGAAGAAGTTGACACAGATGAACATTACCGGCCCAAGTCCCCTGTGGGGATCATTGACGTTACTCTAAAGCAGGAGCTTTGA